TTTTTCTCCTTCCTTGCCTTTCTCTTCTTGCTCTTTGAGGAAGAGGCTAGGTTAGCCTCACCCTAAGCACCCCCGGTAGTAGCAGCCTTCTTCTCAGGTCCTTTACTCGTTCCACCATTTATTCCTTCATACATCTGGAACTCATTCAATAACTGAGTCATTCCATAGTCCTACTTGTTAAGAAAATAGTTCGTGGTGAATGTAAGGAAACTAGGTGCAAGGCTGTTGAGAATGATTCCAACTTGAGTCTTCTCATCTACTGTTGCTCCATGCAACTCAGCTTCTTGGAAGTAGTTCGTCatcttaataaaatgatcacgaacatgttggccAGGTGCCATCCTACAGTTCACATACTTCTTGGTAGCCTCGAAACTAGCTTGCGCTGACTTGTGCCCAAACATTTCTTGGAGTTGCTCCATGATGTCGTAAGCAGTTTCGATATCTTCCATCTTAGTCCTTAGCGTTTCTGACATGCTGGCGAGCATTTAGGCCTTGGCCTCATTGTTGGCAGCAGTCCAACGATCATACTTCCCCCTTACTGCCTTCGAGGCGTTCTCTCCAGGTGAGTCAGGTTCAACTTCAGTCATCACGAATTTTGAGTTGTCGtcgatcaacactatgttgatattagaTTTCCATTTCATGAAGTTCTCGCCGGTTAACAACTCCTTGGACAGAAGAGAGATAATGGGGTTGGAGGCcatagagctacaattatcaataaagGAGAAATCAACACATTGTTCGACAAACATTCATTCATACAAGTttcagaaatagcataacatataaacaatgtttaaagataagtaaatactaaaaacttatctttctatttcttaggtttttCAACTAGCAATGAACCTATGTGTCCtgataggcgagagtcacaaatattcactaagtcaaatagagaaacaactcaattaataaaacgtctcAGACTTTTATTATTAACCTATCCATTCGATCAAAGTAATGAAAacacatgtgtcccggtaggcgagagtcacaaatatttcttactttatgagtttgacccacgattttgattattatagacttaattcctatagtcaccgtagggatgagtctatagaaggtccatctataaccatctatcctaagaaatttaaccatgttaagagtctagtgaacaccttccgtagggagacgaaatcaaagcgccattaGGCCCCACTAAAccctaaccttgttaaatcaacggtggagatcgaattcaaaatttaaaaaaaaactcattatttaatttttctcgatttattattttattctttttaaaattaccaacttaggtttgccaaattattaaaataatcaataaaccatagtttataattttcccattaattctaaaaatacccattgaaaattaatccaacaattagaattaatttgtttctaatcaattattaggccCAACTAAAAGGAATAacataatacaattaagtccaacttaggtaaatgggccttaacaattcgagcttgcatggaggagagctgggttcagtatgttggacccactactaaggctccctaacttccacacaaagcccaaaaagacaggaatttgaaccttcgttttattaattgttattcaattgatcaagtccaatctagtaatgcaaatcAAATGGGCCtgcacaagtggaaccacccacaagagaggaatttaaactttacatgttcagttgggcccaaataaaacctaatattttatgaaagttttatttgattttttccacatttttcaaaacaaaaaaatgggccatcattatacttatatttaaagcccaaaagcaaaaaataacttaataatgattctagatattttaattttcttattaattggatgggcctaacatgaAAACACATATAACATGTTACACATCTTTATGTATCATTACATTTatcaccaaaataaataaattaattgctaaaataaataaatcaatcaatatctaaaacaatcaaatgagttatcaaaattaatttatttaataattaattaccaTAAAGTTTTACCTAATTGAAAACTtaccacataattaattaaacataaaattaatttaattgtcatTAAAGAAAATATCTCAAATTTTAAAAATTGGATACTAAGATATTTCTTTAgcacaacaaaaagaaaaaaaatatcttaaccaacttttatattatatataaatatatataaacatatatattaaaaaaaatgggcaactaccaaaaaacaaaaaattgtgcaatttttcaatgagcattttatcaagcaccaattaagatatgaaaatgcatgaaaaaaaatgacaacttaaattagcaatatgacacataaacattcaaaacattcatatcaaatttcatgtaccatccaattaaacttttaaaatcaaacatgtcaacaaacatatataatcatgcattcttaacatctagatctaggcaacctaggctttgaggccaattgtaggatcttggaatttaaatctagacgcatgcttcctattaatttttcaaacacataatagaaacatggaataacatgacatacatatgaacattagattcataaattaacataaacacaatgatttagaaacttacgaatacgcagcggaactggaacaactccttccttcaatctctctaacccttgattcctttctttagcagagtattatcaagagattgaactagatcaacaacacagtcttcctcaccaagcctttgatcaacctagaactagtgtgggctggttctcaacacatgagatagagatctagaaaagaagaagagatagtggctaagaaaggattagagtgtctaggttttcacttacccaatgaatcaactgagactaacttatgaaaaccctagacataaaacccaacagcgacatcgtgagtctgctgaactaagtcccaccatattctaacatccttctttagtagagacaaaacgcaggatatgcggtccgcgttgctgagattcatgtgccctaggattggctccacatttctgagctattcttccgcctcaaaggggtctattgtcccttcaaagttcggagcatgtttcttatgaaaccactcgtaaattggctccatgtgctgagctgggtatggcgtatagttcgccattggccatccctcaTATGGACTAACTTGTTGGGGGTACTGGAGCCATTTGCTGAGactgtggttgcggcggaggcggaggctgagtctacTATCAATGTTgatgcagtaattcctcaacttgttgtcgatGTCTGGCAATttttgcagtgttgtcaaccggcggtgGCAGTAAATTATGGTTGGAAGTAGAACGCACTCCCCTTCTACAAACTGTAGGAGCTCCATTTCTCTCAGAAGCGACGTTGtaggcattggcattggtgcgagcagaccttctgagtgacatcttctgtagagttctaacagttgagaaaaacatgttagaacttaccttaataggctctacaacaaaacttaatctaagcaaacataactcaaacctattaattatgacttcttatgaaaagaataagccttcttttaattagggtgtgtttctatacttaaaaaaaagggcatcttaattattttctaagtctatttctaatcatcctatatgacttaattctcaggctcgaaactcatcgttgttccaaagttaaccatattgagggaggggtgggatcagtaaaatcgttcccattactatggccccctaactctcaatatagaaactcggtccattgatttgATGTAAAACGTCCTAGTCTAATGctttataaaacattcacataatcataggtttatgagagaaaaagtcacttaatataaaatcccaatggggtcttgctaaaaacatgcaagttgggcccaatagttttaaaagaaaatatcaattTTCAAGCAAAGTTCTTAAAACAaccaaaagttcaagtcccaatgataagtttgaaaaatcccattaaacataacattattaaaagaaaaatgatGTTTTAATTGATCGCTTAtagtccataggatgcccccacgccatacacaccacgaagatagaactccccacatcaccacacgtgccatagagaaacctatttgctacctggaagtaaagtaagggggtgagctaaaagcccagtaaggaagtacaaacaataaacaagcaaaacacaacaaaacacaAACATATTCATCCATCTTTATACATTATAGCATCATTTCCATAATGGCGTAAATATCataaatataaacatattcacgtcaACATAATATCATCATcctatcataaacatcataacatcatcataacaacacaccataacatcatcatacacatttccttgtgaacatggcccgctaacttgtccatgtcaccctttgaggtaaacaggatctctggtccttgaataacctcagcaCGTCTGCCCTTTGagctacgtcttcatatccttagcaacccctttttgatgtgtcgcgttcatcacgctaacatccattacatataactcggttacgtcttcatatccttagtaacctttttatttgatgtgtcgcgttcatcacactAACATTCATTCATATCATACAGAAATCATATAAGcaaacatatcatcacattatagcatttcataatacataacattttcattcatacaaatagtcttaccattcacagcataaataatcataaattctatctaacttccttacctcaagtccaaagTAAGTAAAATGACAACTTCTCAacaagcctataccataatcaaaataacattccttagcttcacataaacTCTATTTTTCCCACTCATATAACTCATGGTGAGAGATactcacaacatacaaatatgcatagttacacataaggtcataaaagaataatgcacattctacttatattgcatgcatgatccttctataaaatctacatggttgcataatagacataattttggacgtaaaagtgaattcgcatgtaacatgcatacgtgggaacgttgcgtaaatgtggcgtttaaaaTGATAATACTACGCGTCTTAcgtctatcgttttaaaaataatagactttgaacatgctttgtttactattaattattttcttaaaattactaagttgattaaatctctcaagacattatttttatttcataaaataattttatttagccattaaaaaatatgtgataaacccatttattattttcaaattacaaagaaataacaaaggcttgaaatttatttaaaatacctatgattatcatATTTCCTTATAAAACAAcaatcactacaccaaatacccatttccataacacatgaatataatactaatcaaAAAGTATTATGCTAGAGTACTTATATTGGGGCCACTTTatgaaaaaagggcggtaataatTACACCATCCCGCCACTTAGCTTTTTTTTCCTTTGTGAGACCTGAAAATTTGTGAGACCCGAGAGACCCAATTCACTTCCTTCAAttccttctcctttttcctcattattctctctcctctctctcggatctctttctcccaccagacctctctccttcactctttctctctcacctttGTCTTTGTGGAGATCGACCGCTACCTTCCCCTACACGCACCGGCTAGGGATCTTCAGAGGTCGTCGAAGCTTTGACCACGCAGGCCTAAGCCCTCACATGACACCAGAGGCGAACGACGACACCGGAGGCcagctcttcttctcctcttccctgTGTGCGGCCAAGCCTTCTTCTTCCCTGCGTGAGACACTTGATTTTTCTCAAGTTAGGTCAGAACAGGATGCTGCACTTCTAGAAGATTCTAGACAAGCTACTAAGTCAGGAGAAAAGATGAATAGAGAACAGGTATAACACACATAATGATATCATCATATATGGTTTTAGTTTCCAACTTTCTTTGATTCTGTGTTTGGTccttttgacattttttttcttGACCAAGTTGGTTTgtcttgttttgttttgttttagtaTAGAGCTCGCAGAAGGAAAATTGGAGGAACATACAAATATTATTTCAAATCCTACGTTGAAGGTAttctatatatatagttattacaCATGTACCTTCTCTAAACAAAaaacttgaattttttttcttagtACAATTGATTCTCAGTTTCAGATGCATATAAAGATTTTATGTAGGACTGATTTAGAATTTGAATTATTGAAAATATCATTAATTCAATCCACAAATCAtggaatatttttttgttttttgtttcaaTGAGTCAGTGGATGGGCAATATGTGGAAGAAGGGTGGGTGGACAAAACTTGTAAAGTGTGCAAGAAAGATACAAGGGGTGAGGCAAGACAAGTTGACAAGCTTGGGAGATATGTTCATGTGGCTTGTTTGGAGAAATCAAAATTGGGAAACTTTTCACCAGGGAAATTACTGTATTCAACATTTTAGTACATTTGATATTATCACCCTGTTTTTTTGTTATTTCTTCTTACTTTTTGAGCTCTTTCCTCTAACATCCTTGGTAATTTCCCCTTTTTTGATGTGAATTTGTTCTAATTTCAATATCAGAATATTGTAAATTTTGTTtagggaatatatatatatatgtcttctAGTTTTGAAAATTTAATGTAGTTACAAATTATTTATATGAACAATTTCAGAAGAAACTGTTTTGGAGTTGTTCTCTTTCACCTTGCCCGTTCCCCTCACTTTAATGAAATCTACCCAAGCTATAGCTTTACAATCCAATTAGTCAAAATTAGCTAAACAATCGATGAGCCCTGGTATCTAATTCATTTTTTGTTGTATATTAATTATGTATGGTAGTtggttatgataaattgtataagtatatttgttatatttgtCTTGCCGCAAGAGAGAAGGCCATGGTGGTTAATTTAGAATTTATTAAGGCAATAGTTACAGCTGAAGTGGTGTTGTTGCTTGACCCTCTTCGCCGGGAAGTTCTTCCGTTTGTGGATCAACTCAGGAAAAAACTTCCCCGTAAAGGCCCATTTCAGATCAATGGAGCAGCAGGTCCTTTTgaggaaaaagaaaatgaaatgaaTGATTTAACAAGTAGACATTGGTTACCTGTTCCAGAGGCTGTTGAAGGTCTGCAATGTGAGCTTCCATTTGAGTTTCAACTCTTGAGATTGCATTGGACGTTGTTTGTACGTTCTTGGATTCCAGTGTGGCGGACCTCGAGAGAGAAGCTTACCCTAATTTGGACGAACTGGCAAGGAATGTAAGCACTTTTGATGTTCTTCAACTTGTGTCATTTTGATGTTCTGAAGTTTGCACTTACATTATCTCGTGTATAGTTTTCCTTGTATTGAATTTCTTCTGCTAGAGCAACCTAATGAGCAGTTGTTTCTAAATGCTAATACAGTACTTGTCTAAGAGTTTTTAGCTGTTGAAATGCAGCTATCACCCAATATCATTTGTGTTCTCTCAGGCAAAGGGATCATGTATATGGGATCCTGAAGGCAAACGGTATCTAGACTTTCTCTTTGCTTATTCTGCAATTACTCAGGTAGAAAATGTTGGGAAATTGTGCTGTCATGTATATATTTGTTACTTGATGACTGAAATTGTTTCGATCTGAGCCACTGCTGCAGCTTTTTATCTATTCAAATTTCaatgttctttctttttttcttttcaatgatTTTCCAATTGACAACTTGCTTATTACTGTGACGATTGCTCTTTTTTCTCTATCTCAAGGAAATGCAAATTCATAGAAGATGTAAGGCAAGAAATTTACTGATATTCAATTCAATCGAATTTATATGAATGACCAGTGCCCGTTTGTGTTTTTCATATGAGCTTTTATGGGTTTTGATTTCATAACTTCTTGCTGTATCTTTTGGAAAGATAAGGTAAAGTTCAGGGAGattatatttatgatttaaaactAATGTGAATTGAAGTCTAACCTTGAGAACCAAGTTGAAAAGTTTGTTGATGGGTGCTGTTTTTCAGAGGAACAGCCAAGGAAAACGGAGAATGAACAGCATGACTAGTATGGCACAACAGAAAGATAGAATTCAAAAAATTGTTTATGTTTCTGACATTGATCAACAGGTAAGCCATTTGCAACTTAATTTTGGTGTTTCCATTAGGCCCATTATTTACCTCTTCTTTGTTGTATGCATGACTAATTCATTGGTAACTGGGACATAGGTCACTGAAGAACAGCTTGCAGCTCTTTTTGTCACTTGTGGACAGGTAATTGCTCTAATCATATGGTATCTGAACTATTTACAATTCTGGGTTTTCACTGTTTCTCTTACTCTCTGATTGGTGGCTGTTCAGGTACAACTTCTTCCTATACagtttttttccttttaatttgcaAACACTAATATACTAGCCAAAACCCTcactatattatttttttaggaaaactttattttctttagaaaACCTTTGGCCTTGTATGATAACAATTTTTTACTTTTATGTTTTGCctttttgaaaaaatagaaaaaaaaaagaaagaaatatatttaattcataaaaaaatatccaaGCATGCCCATGAATGAGATCTCTCTACATTTTGGCAATATGCACTTTTCTTAGGGAAAAAAAAGACTTTTGTGGCTGCTTATTTCCTATGCAGAAACTGTCATTTTTTACTAATGATATATAGAGATGTTATTTTTCCTATTTTGTTAGACATATCCTATAAAATATATGTTAGTTATTAGAATTTTAATGAAGCAATAATACAAGTCAAGAAACTTTTTTTGGTTACAGAATGCTTGAGTAGAAAGTATTCAAgataaatatgtattttaaacaTGCTTTAGTAAAACTCTTTGAAGATGAAGATATATATTCATATGATATTTAGTCTGCTTTTTTTTGCTCAATGTACATAGACTAATCTATGTTAGCAATAAGGTATCAAGTTTGTGAAAACGACTCAACAAGTGTGAGCACCTtttcttgattttatttttgaGAAACAATGGAGCAAACAAAGCATTTTA
The genomic region above belongs to Humulus lupulus chromosome 1, drHumLupu1.1, whole genome shotgun sequence and contains:
- the LOC133819541 gene encoding uncharacterized protein LOC133819541 encodes the protein MTPEANDDTGGQLFFSSSLCAAKPSSSLRETLDFSQVRSEQDAALLEDSRQATKSGEKMNREQYRARRRKIGGTYKYYFKSYVEVDGQYVEEGWVDKTCKVCKKDTRGEARQVDKLGRYVHVACLEKSKLGNFSPGKLLYSTF